A DNA window from Centropristis striata isolate RG_2023a ecotype Rhode Island chromosome 10, C.striata_1.0, whole genome shotgun sequence contains the following coding sequences:
- the LOC131979090 gene encoding claudin-10-like, with product MSYRTVVMYMEIGCFVVCVAGWILVCSTMPTEIWTWSEVGSIVLTTSNYFSNLWKDCISDSTGVSDCKGIPSMLALNWDIHMCRALIIISIILSFFGSILVLVGMKCTKLGGSEIANARVTFAGGMNYLIGGMCAMVSFSYFGNRIRSEFDDPNYKEQKFELGVGLFVGWGGSTLLVVGGLIFSIFAGREGCQSSSKRFPDYQYPDAYKVVPIQKSIVSSVRTESTDSRKSRTTSGSRASSISGITATTKTSATNAYV from the exons ATGAGTTACAGGACCGTGGTGATGTACATGGAGATCGGCTGCTTTGTTGTCTGTGTTGCTGGATGGATCCTGGTGTGTTCCACCATGCCCACTGAGATCTGGACATGGTCTGAGGTGGGCAGCATAGTCTTGACAACTTCAAACTACTTCTCCAACCTGTGGAAGGATTGCATATCTGACTCAACTGGAGTATCTGATTGCAAGGGAATCCCATCAATGCTTGCACTGAACT GGGACATTCACATGTGCCGGGCTCTCATCATCATCTCTATCATCCTGTCTTTCTTTGGATCAATTCTGGTTTTAGTGGGAATGAAGTGTACTAAGCTTGGGGGGTCAGAGATTGCTAATGCAAGAGTAACCTTTGCTGGGGGGATGAACTACCTTATCGGAG GGATGTGTGCTATGGTTTCTTTCTCCTATTTTGGAAACAGAATTAGATCAGAATTTGACGACCCAAACTACAAAGAACAGAA GTTTGAATTGGGTGTTGGCCTCTTTGTTGGCTGGGGAGGATCCACCTTGCTTGTTGTTGGAGGCCTTATTTTCAGTATCTTTGCAGGGAGGGAAGGGTGCCAGTCAAG CTCAAAAAGATTTCCTGACTACCAGTACCCTGATGCCTACAAAGTTGTTCCGATACAAAAGAGCATTGTGTCTTCAGTTCGTACAGAGAGTACCGACAGCAGAAAATCAAGGACAACCAGTGGCAGCAGAGCCAGTAGCATCTCTGGGATCACCGCTACCACCAAGACCTCAGCTACAAATGCATATGTGTGA